In Rosa chinensis cultivar Old Blush chromosome 1, RchiOBHm-V2, whole genome shotgun sequence, a genomic segment contains:
- the LOC112181817 gene encoding uncharacterized protein LOC112181817, with protein MEEGLLALSGSKSNINRASGVVVLSTLVALCGSFSYGCAVVGFYHFQRNSFPLSSQGSHAHHLFDESSSRSSSRYLQDPEPTATIEALENNCRLFYCFEIMNDEFDLQSMKMLKVRAALEEKLKQKGIFNSITPRTDRPQKHLKPLNGKLNRMMILMMTL; from the exons ATGGAAGAGGGGCTACTAGCTCTATCAGGTTCAAAATCCAATATCAATAGAGCTTCAGGTGTTGTGGTTCTGAGCACATTGGTCGCTCTCTGTGGTTCCTTCAGCTATGGATGTGCT GTTGTCGGTTTTTACCACTTTCAAAGAAATTCATTTCCATTATCAAGCCAAGGAAGTCATGCACACCACCTGTTTGATGAAAGTTCCAG TCGTAGCTCTTCGAGATATTTACAAGACCCTGAACCAACTGCCACAATTGAGGCACTGGAGAATAATTGTCGTCTCTTCTACTGTTTTGAAATCATG AATGATGAATTTGATTTACAGAGCATGAAAATGTTGAAAGTAAGAGCTGCCCTCGAGGAAAAATTGAAGCAGAAGGgtattttcaattccatcacTCCAAGAACTGATAGACCCCAGAAACATCTGAAACCATTAAATGG GAAGCTGAATCGTATGATGATTTTGATGATGACCCTGTAA